GCGCTCAGGACGATGGCTCAGGCGCATTTCTCGATCCCGCAGTAAGCCCTCGGGCTCGCTCGATCATCGGTCCTCAGTTCATCGTGTAGCCCCGGCCGCTCATGCAGGCGGACCAGGCGCGGTAATAGCTGTCGATCTGCTGGGCCTGTCCCTGCTGCGCGGACTCGTTGCGGGCGGCCTGGTTCTGGCGCGCACGGTGGCCGCCGGCCATGGTGCCCGCCACCGCACCGACGCCCGCGCCCTTGCCGGTATCGCCGGCGATCGCGCCGATCGCGGCCCCGCCCAGCGCACCGCGCGCCGCGCCGCGCATGCGCTCGCCGCCGCCCACCGCCGGTCCGGTTTCCTGCGGCGGCGTGGATGCCGCGGCCGCCGGGTCGACCCCCGTCTTGTTCCTGGCCCAGACATGGCATTCGCCGTCGTCCTTGTCCTGCTTCGCCTGGCTCTGACCCTTGGCCGGGTAGGCGATCGGACGCTGCTGGGCCGCGCCCACGGAGAGTGCCGCCAGCATCGCGCCGAGGGCGATGGTTTTCATGGTACGCATTGCCGACCTCCCTGATCGTGGGGCGTGCGCCGACGGACGGCGCCTCACCAATACTCTGGGACGGTACGGGCGCGCCGGCTATTGTCCTTTGGTCCCACGAATTTGCAAGTTGCGGGGCCGATTGATATGGCTCAGCCGGACCGGAAGCTGAATCGTGCGAGCGGCGAGCGGCCATTACATTAGCGCTGTCGATCAAGCTCACCCGATGAAACCGATGTCACCACTCCGAGGTCCGCTGGCGCTCTTGTTTGCGCTCTTGCTCGCCGCCGCATCTGCCGCAGCGCCTGCGCAGCCCGCTTCGCCCGCGCCGGCAAGCCGTCCCCGCATCGGCCTGGTGCTGGGCGGCGGCGGCGCGCGCGGCACCGCCCACATCGGCGTGCTCGAGGTGCTGGAACGCCTGCGCGTGCCGGTCGATTGCGTGGCCGGCACCAGCATGGGGGCGCTGATTGCCGGGGCCTGGGCCAGCGGCGTCGGCCCCGCCGCCATGCGCCAGCGCCTGGCCGGGGTCGACTGGCGCGACCTGTTCGACGACAATCCCTCGCACGCGGAAACGAATTACCGCGAGCGCCTGCTGTCGCAAAGCTATTACCCGGGCCTGGAATTCGGCGTCACCAACGACGGCATCCGCGCGGCCCACGGCGTGGTCGGCGGACAGAAGATCAAGCTGTTCTTCAACACCCTGGTCGGCGCCGACCGCGGCGCGCGCGCGATCGAAGACCTGCCGCTGCCGCTGGCCATCGTGGCGACCGACATCGGCACCGGCGAGAAGCTCGTGTTCCGCCGCGGCGAACTGTCGGCCGCGATGCGGGCCAGCATGTCGGTGCCGGCGCTGCTGGCGCCGGTACCTTACCGGGGCCGCTTCCTGGTCGATGGCGGGCTGGTCGACAACTTGCCGGTCGACGAGGTCATCGCCGCCTGCCATCCCGATGTCGTGATCGCGGTCGACGTCGGCTCGCCGCTCGCGAAACCGGAAGACGTGACGACCCTGCGCGCGATCACCGGCCAGACCATCGGCGTGCTGACCGAGCAGAACGCCGAGCGCTCGCGCGCCATGCTCAAGCCCGGCGACATCTACATCAAGCCCGCGCTGGCGGGCGTCACGGCGGCCGATTTCAACGAATTCCGCGCCGGCGCCGAAAGCGGGCGCCAGGCCGCCGAGGCGCAGGCGGCGGCGCTGGCGCGCTATTCGCTGCCGCCGGACCGGTACGCGGCCTGGGCGGACAGGCTGAGGACGCCGTCGTCGCCGAATCCGCGCGTGGACGAGGTGCGGATCAGCGGCCTGAAGCGGGTCAATCCGGCATTCGTCATGCGCCATATCCGCATCCGTCCCGGCCAGCGCTTCGATCCGCTCCGGCTCCAGCGCGACCTGGCGCGGATCTACGGCGACGGCGACGTCGAGAACGTCGACTACCGGCTGGAGGAGGAGGGGGGGGCGCACCATCCTGCGCATCCTCGTCACCGAGAAAAGCTGGGGGCCGGACTACATCCGCTCGGGCGTCTTCATCGAGGCCGACGACAAGGAGACCGAGTTCGCCTTCCGCGCCGCCTATCACCGCAAATGGCTGAACTCGCTCGGCGCCGAATGGCTGTCCGGCTTCCAGGTGGGCGAGCGCTCGGACCTGTACACCGAGTTCTACCAGCCGCTGGAGGCGCGCCAGCGGTGGTTCGTCGAGCCGGCGCTCGGCATCAGCCGCGAGCGCCTCAACCTCTACCAGAACGACCACCGGATCGCCGAGTACCTGGTCCGGCAGAAGCGGGCCTTCGTCAATCTCGGCGCGAATGTCGGCGTGCTCGGCGCGCTGCGCCTCGGCTGGCTGGTCCGCAAGCTCGATACCTCGGTCGAAACGGGCGCGCCCACGCTGCCGACCGGCGAGGCCACGCTGAAGGGCTGGCAGGCACTGCTCGAGTTCGACCAGTTCGACCAGCCCTTCTTTCCCACCACCGGCTGGTACGGCAACATCGCCTGGTTCGATCCCAAGGACAGGGATTACACCCGGCTGAGCGCCGACCTGCGCGCCGCCAGGTCGTGGGGACCCTATGTGATCAACGGACGCTTTAGCTACCTGGGCTCGCCGAAAGGGCGGCTGCCGCTCGGCGACGCCGGCGCCCTCGGCGGTTTCCTGCGCCTGTCCGGTTTTACGCGCGACCAGATCCTGGCCGGCGACATCCGCTTCGCCAGCGTCCGCGGCGAGCGGGTGATCGGACGCATGCCGCTGGGCCTGCGCGGCGACCTGCGGCTCGGCGCGTCGCTGGAGACGGGCAGGGTGCGCGACCGCTTCACCGAGACCGGCCTGGAGGGCTGGCAACAGGCCGGCGCCGTCTACCTCGGCGGCGAAACCCCGCTCGGCCCGCTCTACCTGGGCGCCGGCTATGCAAAGGGCGGGCATCGCAGTCTCTACCTGTTCCTGGGCCTTCCGTAATCAAGCTTGCCCTTGGTCTTAGGTCCAATTTGCATCGGTGCTGGCCCCCACGACAATGTTCCGCGTGTGCCAAGACGCCGGTGGACGAGGGGAGGCCCGTGAAATTCGATCGACTGATGGAACAGCTGACCGGCGTGCTGGCGCTGGTGGTGCTGGTAGGCGGGGCCCTGATCGTGGTCGCGCCCTTCGTGACCGCCCTGTTGTGGGGGGCGATCCTCGCCTTTTCGACCTATCGCCCCTACCTGCGGCTGGCCGGCGCGCTCGGCGGGCGGCGCGCGATCGCGGCGGTGCTGATCATGCTGGCGATCCTGGTCCTGCTGATCGGACCGGTCGTGTACGCGGGCACCGCCTTCGCAACCCGGGTGCCCGAGCTGGTCCTCGCCGTGCAGGCCAGGCTGGGTTCCGGCATGCCGACCTTGCCGAACTGGGTCATCCAGCTGCCGCTGGTCGGGCCGCGCCTGGAAGACGCCTGGGAAGCGGTCGCCACACGCAATCCGGAGGTGTTGGTGCGGATCCGGCAACTGGCCGCGCCCTTCTTCGGCGCAGTGCTCGGCGCCGCGCTGTCGGTGGTGCAGGGCATCGGACTGCTGATCCTGTCGGTGCTGTTCGCGGCCTTCTTCTACCTGAGCGGCGAGAGCCTCGGCGGCGCCCTGCAGGGTGCGATGCGGCGCATCGCCGGCACCCAGGCGCCGGTGCTGCTGGCCCTGATCGGCGGCACCGTCAAGGGCGTGGTCTACGGCATCCTCGGCACCTCGCTGGCCCAGGCGGTGCTGTGCGCGGTCGGGTACTGGATCGCCGGCCTGCCTTCGCCGGTGCTGCTCGGTCTGCTCACCTTCTTCCTCGCGGTGATCCCGGGCGGCCCCCTGCTGGTCATCATCCCGGGCGCCATCTGGCTGGTGCAGCAGGGCGCAGGCGGATGGGCGGTGTTCCT
This window of the Massilia sp. WG5 genome carries:
- a CDS encoding glycine zipper domain-containing protein, which encodes MRTMKTIALGAMLAALSVGAAQQRPIAYPAKGQSQAKQDKDDGECHVWARNKTGVDPAAAASTPPQETGPAVGGGERMRGAARGALGGAAIGAIAGDTGKGAGVGAVAGTMAGGHRARQNQAARNESAQQGQAQQIDSYYRAWSACMSGRGYTMN
- a CDS encoding AI-2E family transporter, which produces MKFDRLMEQLTGVLALVVLVGGALIVVAPFVTALLWGAILAFSTYRPYLRLAGALGGRRAIAAVLIMLAILVLLIGPVVYAGTAFATRVPELVLAVQARLGSGMPTLPNWVIQLPLVGPRLEDAWEAVATRNPEVLVRIRQLAAPFFGAVLGAALSVVQGIGLLILSVLFAAFFYLSGESLGGALQGAMRRIAGTQAPVLLALIGGTVKGVVYGILGTSLAQAVLCAVGYWIAGLPSPVLLGLLTFFLAVIPGGPLLVIIPGAIWLVQQGAGGWAVFLVVWTLAVGLSIDNVLKPIIIGRSSHVPFILIMLGVLGGAAAFGLLGVFVGPTLLAVAHAVLRDWVSVKSGMPSAAMPGPAPPSTVAGGTPQRPGADPGPALRIQPPPDAGSSPGRKTTPPG